The following proteins come from a genomic window of Neofelis nebulosa isolate mNeoNeb1 chromosome 5, mNeoNeb1.pri, whole genome shotgun sequence:
- the APOD gene encoding apolipoprotein D isoform X2, with the protein MMTALLLFSALASLFRAADGQAFHLGKCPTPPVQENFDVHKYLGRWYEIEKIPVSFEKGSCIQANYSLMENGNIKVINQELRPDGTVNQIEGEATQANLTEPAKLGVKFFWFHSFLPFGSIFHLTLTSWAMTFPWLGPWLWRSSSQRKSLDSNGEGKSSLSCCKDPLMLSFQHCADLCQ; encoded by the exons ATGATGACGGCGTTGCTGCTCTTTTCTGCTCTGGCCAGCCTCTTCCGTGCCGCAGACGGACAAGCCTTTCACCTTGGGAAATGCCCGACTCCTCCGGTGCAGGAGAATTTTGACGTGCACAAG TATCTTGGACGATGGTATGAAATTGAGAAGATCCCAGTGAGCTTTGAGAAGGGAAGTTGCATCCAAGCCAACTACTCGCTAATGGAAAACGGAAACATCAAAGTGATAAACCAGGAGTTGAG ACCGGATGGAACTGTGAATCAAATTGAAGGTGAAGCCACCCAGGCTAACCTCACAGAGCCTGCCAAGCTGGGAGTTAAGTTTTTCTGGT TTCACAGCTTTCTCCCATTTGGGTCCATTTTCCACTTAACTTTAACAAGTTGGGCTATGACATTTCCTTGGCTTGGACCTTGGCTGTGGAGGTCAAGTTCACAGAGGAAGTCTCTGGATTCAAACGGAGAAGGTAAATCCTCCCTCTCTTGTTGTAAGGACCCTTTAATGCTAAGCTTTCAACACTGTGCAGACCTCTGTCAATGA
- the APOD gene encoding apolipoprotein D isoform X1 produces the protein MMTALLLFSALASLFRAADGQAFHLGKCPTPPVQENFDVHKYLGRWYEIEKIPVSFEKGSCIQANYSLMENGNIKVINQELRPDGTVNQIEGEATQANLTEPAKLGVKFFWLMPSAPYWVLATDYENYALVYSCTTIVWLFHMDHVWILGRNPYLPPETVTYLKDILTSNEIDIEKMTITDQVNCPEPL, from the exons ATGATGACGGCGTTGCTGCTCTTTTCTGCTCTGGCCAGCCTCTTCCGTGCCGCAGACGGACAAGCCTTTCACCTTGGGAAATGCCCGACTCCTCCGGTGCAGGAGAATTTTGACGTGCACAAG TATCTTGGACGATGGTATGAAATTGAGAAGATCCCAGTGAGCTTTGAGAAGGGAAGTTGCATCCAAGCCAACTACTCGCTAATGGAAAACGGAAACATCAAAGTGATAAACCAGGAGTTGAG ACCGGATGGAACTGTGAATCAAATTGAAGGTGAAGCCACCCAGGCTAACCTCACAGAGCCTGCCAAGCTGGGAGTTAAGTTTTTCTGGT TGATGCCGTCTGCTCCATACTGGGTCCTGGCCACCGACTATGAGAACTACGCCCTCGTGTACTCCTGTACCACAATCGTCTGGCTTTTTCACATGGATCATGTTTGGATCTTGGGAAGAAACCCTTATCTCCCTCCAGAAACAGTGACCTATCTAAAAGATATCTTGACTTCTAATGAAATTGACATAGAAAAAATGACTATCACAGATCAGGTGAACTGCCCTGAGCCACTGTAA